Proteins from a genomic interval of Dama dama isolate Ldn47 chromosome 1, ASM3311817v1, whole genome shotgun sequence:
- the ZNF214 gene encoding zinc finger protein 214 isoform X1 gives MPPFYSLLNTPPFPKKGAQRWKEWSLFPSQSDPGLLLPRKLIFDQMAVTFEDVTVIFTWEEWKFLDSSQKKLYREVMWENYTNVMLVGNWKESCKPQEERFRYLEHENLSCWQGWKTASTQIYENKNYVEMVQGIDSKDLKQQHLSHYQEWSTLPTQVAGYGNYELTFESKSPRNLKYTKYIPCQSLERKHSEDDGRKIYVSDSCGFQGCRYHVGISRKNLSMEKEQKLICQHSIPGQEAFPEYIGQICQNDLLKGSMEEKYCGCKKCKEIYYWNSQRILHKRNHLGEKFYPCSISPTCFPQRSDLYRHPRIHIGKQLYRCDEVASNLSQSFGVHFPQRAHPGEVPYICNVCSNSFSQIPGLHHHQRVPLEEKLYKLQCDKDLGRNSLLHIHQRLHIGEKPFKCDQCGKSFSRSSVLHVHQRVHTGEKPYKCDECGKGFSQSSNLRIHQLVHTGEKSYKCGDCGKGFTQRSNLQIHQRVHTGEKPYKCDNCGKDFSHSSDLRIHQRVHTGEKPYICHECGKGFSKSSKLHTHQRVHTGEKPYKCEQCGKGFSQRSHLLIHQRVHTGEKPYKCDDCGKGFSHSSNLHIHQRIHTGEKPYQCAKCGKGFSHSSALRIHQRVHTGEKTYKCHEYYTGFNQNPHLYNNCRRETL, from the exons ATTGCTTCTTCCTAGAAAGCTAATCTTCGACCAGATGGCAGTAACATTTGAAGATGTGACTGTTATTTTTACTTGGGAGGAGTGGAAATTCTTGGATTCTTCTCAGAAAAAGCTCTACAGAGAGGTCATGTGGGAGAATTACACAAATGTCATGTTAGTAG GAAATTGGAAAGAGAGCTGCAAACCCCAGGAAGAAAGATTCAGATATTTAGAACATGAAAATCTTTCCTGCTGGCAGGGCTGGAAGACTGCCAGCACTCAGATATATGAGAATAAAAACTATGTGGAAATGGTTCAAGGTATAGATTCCAAAGACCTAAAGCAGCAACACCTTTCTCACTATCAAGAATGGTCAACACTCCCCACACAAGTAGCAGGGTATGGGAACTATGAACTGACTTTTGAAAGCAAAAGTCCCAGGAACTTAAAATATACCAAGTATATACCTTGTCAGTCCTTAGAAAGGAAACACTCTGAAGATGATGGTAGAAAAATCTATGTGAGTGATTCATGTGGTTTTCAAGGATGCAGATACCATGTTGGCATATCCAGGAAAAATCTCTCTATGGAAAAAGAACAGAAGCTCATATGTCAGCATTCTATCCCAGGACAGGAAGCCTTTCCAGAGTACATTGGGCAGATATGTCAAAACGACCTGCTAAAAGGCTCTATGGAAGAGAAATACTGTGGatgtaaaaaatgtaaagaaatttaTTACTGGAACTCACAGCGTATTCTCCACAAGAGAAATCATCTTGGAGAAAAGTTCTATCCATGCTCCATCAGCCCCACATGCTTCCCTCAGAGATCAGACCTATACAGACATCCAAGAATCCACATAGGTAAGCAGCTGTACAGATGTGACGAAGTTGCCAGTAACCTTAGTCAGAGCTTCGGTGTTCACTTTCCTCAGAGAGCCCACCCAGGGGAGGTACCTTATATATGTAACGTGTGTAGTAATAGCTTCAGTCAGATCCCCGGGCTTCACCATCATCAAAGGGTCCCCCTGGAAGAGAAACTCTATAAGTTGCAGTGTGATAAGGACCTCGGTAGAAATTCATTGCTTCACATTCACCAGAGACTTCACATAGGAGAGAAGCCTTTTAAGTGTGATCAGTGTGGTAAGAGTTTTAGTCGGAGTTCAGTACTTCATGTTCATCAGAGAGTCCACACCGGAGAGAAACCGTATAAGTGTGATGAATGTGGTAAAGGCTTCAGTCAGAGCTCAAATCTTCGAATTCATCAGTTAGTCCACACAGGAGAAAAGTCCTATAAATGTGGTGACTGTGGTAAGGGCTTTACCCAGCGCTCAAATCTTCAAATCCATCAGAGAGTGCATACAGGAGAGAAGCCATACAAATGTGACAACTGTGGGAAGGACTTTAGTCACAGCTCAGATCTTCGCATTCATCAGAGGGTCCAtaccggggagaaaccctatatTTGTCATGAATGTGGGAAGGGCTTCAGCAAGAGTTCAAAACTTCACACTCATCAAAGAgtgcatactggagagaaaccctataaaTGTGAACAGTGTGGTAAAGGTTTCAGTCAGCGTTCACATCTTCTCATTCATCAGAGAGTCCATACAGGAGAAAAACCCTATAAATGTGATGACTGTGGAAAGGGCTTTAGTCACAGCTCAAATCTTCATATTCACCAGAGGatccacacaggagagaagccttATCAATGTGCTAAGTGTGGTAAGGGTTTCAGCCACAGCTCAGCTCTTCGAATTCATCAGAGAGTCCACACGGGAGAGAAAACTTATAAATGCCATGAGTATTACACGGGATTCAATCAGAATCCACATCTTTACAATAACTGCAGAAGAGAAACCTTGTAA
- the ZNF214 gene encoding zinc finger protein 214 isoform X3 has protein sequence MVQGIDSKDLKQQHLSHYQEWSTLPTQVAGYGNYELTFESKSPRNLKYTKYIPCQSLERKHSEDDGRKIYVSDSCGFQGCRYHVGISRKNLSMEKEQKLICQHSIPGQEAFPEYIGQICQNDLLKGSMEEKYCGCKKCKEIYYWNSQRILHKRNHLGEKFYPCSISPTCFPQRSDLYRHPRIHIGKQLYRCDEVASNLSQSFGVHFPQRAHPGEVPYICNVCSNSFSQIPGLHHHQRVPLEEKLYKLQCDKDLGRNSLLHIHQRLHIGEKPFKCDQCGKSFSRSSVLHVHQRVHTGEKPYKCDECGKGFSQSSNLRIHQLVHTGEKSYKCGDCGKGFTQRSNLQIHQRVHTGEKPYKCDNCGKDFSHSSDLRIHQRVHTGEKPYICHECGKGFSKSSKLHTHQRVHTGEKPYKCEQCGKGFSQRSHLLIHQRVHTGEKPYKCDDCGKGFSHSSNLHIHQRIHTGEKPYQCAKCGKGFSHSSALRIHQRVHTGEKTYKCHEYYTGFNQNPHLYNNCRRETL, from the coding sequence ATGGTTCAAGGTATAGATTCCAAAGACCTAAAGCAGCAACACCTTTCTCACTATCAAGAATGGTCAACACTCCCCACACAAGTAGCAGGGTATGGGAACTATGAACTGACTTTTGAAAGCAAAAGTCCCAGGAACTTAAAATATACCAAGTATATACCTTGTCAGTCCTTAGAAAGGAAACACTCTGAAGATGATGGTAGAAAAATCTATGTGAGTGATTCATGTGGTTTTCAAGGATGCAGATACCATGTTGGCATATCCAGGAAAAATCTCTCTATGGAAAAAGAACAGAAGCTCATATGTCAGCATTCTATCCCAGGACAGGAAGCCTTTCCAGAGTACATTGGGCAGATATGTCAAAACGACCTGCTAAAAGGCTCTATGGAAGAGAAATACTGTGGatgtaaaaaatgtaaagaaatttaTTACTGGAACTCACAGCGTATTCTCCACAAGAGAAATCATCTTGGAGAAAAGTTCTATCCATGCTCCATCAGCCCCACATGCTTCCCTCAGAGATCAGACCTATACAGACATCCAAGAATCCACATAGGTAAGCAGCTGTACAGATGTGACGAAGTTGCCAGTAACCTTAGTCAGAGCTTCGGTGTTCACTTTCCTCAGAGAGCCCACCCAGGGGAGGTACCTTATATATGTAACGTGTGTAGTAATAGCTTCAGTCAGATCCCCGGGCTTCACCATCATCAAAGGGTCCCCCTGGAAGAGAAACTCTATAAGTTGCAGTGTGATAAGGACCTCGGTAGAAATTCATTGCTTCACATTCACCAGAGACTTCACATAGGAGAGAAGCCTTTTAAGTGTGATCAGTGTGGTAAGAGTTTTAGTCGGAGTTCAGTACTTCATGTTCATCAGAGAGTCCACACCGGAGAGAAACCGTATAAGTGTGATGAATGTGGTAAAGGCTTCAGTCAGAGCTCAAATCTTCGAATTCATCAGTTAGTCCACACAGGAGAAAAGTCCTATAAATGTGGTGACTGTGGTAAGGGCTTTACCCAGCGCTCAAATCTTCAAATCCATCAGAGAGTGCATACAGGAGAGAAGCCATACAAATGTGACAACTGTGGGAAGGACTTTAGTCACAGCTCAGATCTTCGCATTCATCAGAGGGTCCAtaccggggagaaaccctatatTTGTCATGAATGTGGGAAGGGCTTCAGCAAGAGTTCAAAACTTCACACTCATCAAAGAgtgcatactggagagaaaccctataaaTGTGAACAGTGTGGTAAAGGTTTCAGTCAGCGTTCACATCTTCTCATTCATCAGAGAGTCCATACAGGAGAAAAACCCTATAAATGTGATGACTGTGGAAAGGGCTTTAGTCACAGCTCAAATCTTCATATTCACCAGAGGatccacacaggagagaagccttATCAATGTGCTAAGTGTGGTAAGGGTTTCAGCCACAGCTCAGCTCTTCGAATTCATCAGAGAGTCCACACGGGAGAGAAAACTTATAAATGCCATGAGTATTACACGGGATTCAATCAGAATCCACATCTTTACAATAACTGCAGAAGAGAAACCTTGTAA
- the ZNF214 gene encoding zinc finger protein 214 isoform X2, which produces MAVTFEDVTVIFTWEEWKFLDSSQKKLYREVMWENYTNVMLVGNWKESCKPQEERFRYLEHENLSCWQGWKTASTQIYENKNYVEMVQGIDSKDLKQQHLSHYQEWSTLPTQVAGYGNYELTFESKSPRNLKYTKYIPCQSLERKHSEDDGRKIYVSDSCGFQGCRYHVGISRKNLSMEKEQKLICQHSIPGQEAFPEYIGQICQNDLLKGSMEEKYCGCKKCKEIYYWNSQRILHKRNHLGEKFYPCSISPTCFPQRSDLYRHPRIHIGKQLYRCDEVASNLSQSFGVHFPQRAHPGEVPYICNVCSNSFSQIPGLHHHQRVPLEEKLYKLQCDKDLGRNSLLHIHQRLHIGEKPFKCDQCGKSFSRSSVLHVHQRVHTGEKPYKCDECGKGFSQSSNLRIHQLVHTGEKSYKCGDCGKGFTQRSNLQIHQRVHTGEKPYKCDNCGKDFSHSSDLRIHQRVHTGEKPYICHECGKGFSKSSKLHTHQRVHTGEKPYKCEQCGKGFSQRSHLLIHQRVHTGEKPYKCDDCGKGFSHSSNLHIHQRIHTGEKPYQCAKCGKGFSHSSALRIHQRVHTGEKTYKCHEYYTGFNQNPHLYNNCRRETL; this is translated from the exons ATGGCAGTAACATTTGAAGATGTGACTGTTATTTTTACTTGGGAGGAGTGGAAATTCTTGGATTCTTCTCAGAAAAAGCTCTACAGAGAGGTCATGTGGGAGAATTACACAAATGTCATGTTAGTAG GAAATTGGAAAGAGAGCTGCAAACCCCAGGAAGAAAGATTCAGATATTTAGAACATGAAAATCTTTCCTGCTGGCAGGGCTGGAAGACTGCCAGCACTCAGATATATGAGAATAAAAACTATGTGGAAATGGTTCAAGGTATAGATTCCAAAGACCTAAAGCAGCAACACCTTTCTCACTATCAAGAATGGTCAACACTCCCCACACAAGTAGCAGGGTATGGGAACTATGAACTGACTTTTGAAAGCAAAAGTCCCAGGAACTTAAAATATACCAAGTATATACCTTGTCAGTCCTTAGAAAGGAAACACTCTGAAGATGATGGTAGAAAAATCTATGTGAGTGATTCATGTGGTTTTCAAGGATGCAGATACCATGTTGGCATATCCAGGAAAAATCTCTCTATGGAAAAAGAACAGAAGCTCATATGTCAGCATTCTATCCCAGGACAGGAAGCCTTTCCAGAGTACATTGGGCAGATATGTCAAAACGACCTGCTAAAAGGCTCTATGGAAGAGAAATACTGTGGatgtaaaaaatgtaaagaaatttaTTACTGGAACTCACAGCGTATTCTCCACAAGAGAAATCATCTTGGAGAAAAGTTCTATCCATGCTCCATCAGCCCCACATGCTTCCCTCAGAGATCAGACCTATACAGACATCCAAGAATCCACATAGGTAAGCAGCTGTACAGATGTGACGAAGTTGCCAGTAACCTTAGTCAGAGCTTCGGTGTTCACTTTCCTCAGAGAGCCCACCCAGGGGAGGTACCTTATATATGTAACGTGTGTAGTAATAGCTTCAGTCAGATCCCCGGGCTTCACCATCATCAAAGGGTCCCCCTGGAAGAGAAACTCTATAAGTTGCAGTGTGATAAGGACCTCGGTAGAAATTCATTGCTTCACATTCACCAGAGACTTCACATAGGAGAGAAGCCTTTTAAGTGTGATCAGTGTGGTAAGAGTTTTAGTCGGAGTTCAGTACTTCATGTTCATCAGAGAGTCCACACCGGAGAGAAACCGTATAAGTGTGATGAATGTGGTAAAGGCTTCAGTCAGAGCTCAAATCTTCGAATTCATCAGTTAGTCCACACAGGAGAAAAGTCCTATAAATGTGGTGACTGTGGTAAGGGCTTTACCCAGCGCTCAAATCTTCAAATCCATCAGAGAGTGCATACAGGAGAGAAGCCATACAAATGTGACAACTGTGGGAAGGACTTTAGTCACAGCTCAGATCTTCGCATTCATCAGAGGGTCCAtaccggggagaaaccctatatTTGTCATGAATGTGGGAAGGGCTTCAGCAAGAGTTCAAAACTTCACACTCATCAAAGAgtgcatactggagagaaaccctataaaTGTGAACAGTGTGGTAAAGGTTTCAGTCAGCGTTCACATCTTCTCATTCATCAGAGAGTCCATACAGGAGAAAAACCCTATAAATGTGATGACTGTGGAAAGGGCTTTAGTCACAGCTCAAATCTTCATATTCACCAGAGGatccacacaggagagaagccttATCAATGTGCTAAGTGTGGTAAGGGTTTCAGCCACAGCTCAGCTCTTCGAATTCATCAGAGAGTCCACACGGGAGAGAAAACTTATAAATGCCATGAGTATTACACGGGATTCAATCAGAATCCACATCTTTACAATAACTGCAGAAGAGAAACCTTGTAA